A window of Tachyglossus aculeatus isolate mTacAcu1 chromosome 21, mTacAcu1.pri, whole genome shotgun sequence genomic DNA:
caatctagaagggggagttctaATGGTTGCCATTTACCTCCCTGGCCCTAAGCAGAATGTTCTTGCTTGATTTTAAATGAGAAGTTGTCCTTATGACAAAACTGCCTATATTTTGTGGACTGTAAATATTtgtatgtttgtctctcccattattgttcaagctccctgtggacagggagtatgttacttctttattctgtacttgccCTGTGCCTAGTACAGCATATTATttcaagtgggagctcaataaatgctgccctTCTTCTACTATTACCAGCCACCTACAATCACTCCTTGCCATCACTGTCTAGAATGCTGGCTAAGAATCTGATCATTGAGAAAGAAGTAAGTTTTTCAGTTGAGTggttcattagtaataataatcatagtgtttgttaagcacttgcaatgtgaatatcactgtggtctagtgaatagaatatggggctggggggcagaaggacctgagttctaatcctggctccaccacttgtctgctatgtgaccttgggcaagtcgcttcacttctctgaacctcaatcaatcaatcaatcatatttattgagcccttactgtgtgcagagcactgtactaagcgcttgggaagtacaagttggcaacatatagagacagtccctacccaacagtgggctcacagtctgcaaaaGGGGATTATaatgtgagttccatatggaacatggactgtgtccaacccagttgtcttgtatgtatcccagtgcttattacagtatctggtacaagtcaattagcccagacacagtccctataccacatggggctcacagtctcaagtgggagggcaaacaggtattgaatccccattttacagttgagaaaactgaggcacagagaagttaagtgacttgcccaaggtcaaacatctAGCAATTTACAAAGCAATTggcaagccagaattagaacccaggtcctctgattctcaggcccatgctctttacaccaggccatgctgcttctcaggaggcaATTTGggaagttctgtttgggacatgttaaggtGCCAAAAACTCATCTAAGTAGAGAAGCCCTGGAGGCAAAAAGAGATGTGTGATTGTATAACAGAGGGGGtgtaaggggggaaggggagttcAAGGCTACAGAAGTCGATTTGTGATTTAGCAGTTCCCCATTCCAGCACCACCATGTTTACTTCTGAAGAGATAATGGGGGGTGTGGACAGAgttcaactcactgtgggcaactgAATGGAAACAACTTCTGACAGCTTATTGGAGCAATGCTATGaaacctcaatcaatggtatttattgagcacttactgtgcacagagcaccttgGCACCTTCCTCACTCAGCTCAAGTTAGAGCCAACTTCCCTGAATTCAGAATATAGTCATATAGTCTTCAAGCTATTCTACAGTTAGAAGGGAACCTCTGATTCACTCAACCTCCCACGTGCAGGAGGCTCACCCAGGGTTTTCTCTCAAGACAAGGCCAGCCATTTCTTATCTTAAGGTGAAATTATTTTCTCAGAGGAATTAGGACTGAGGGaacaggaaatttgtctgttcgttattatattgtactgtctcaagcgtttagtacagtgctcctgcacacagtaaatgctcagtaagcatgagtgaatgactgacagTGAAAGACAAACTGAGCTGAGGAAAAACTGCTTACATTTAAAATAGAGCTGATCTAATAcctcatatctttatactctggcttttcccctacctgtaattcattttaatgcctgtcttcccttctcaactgtaagttccttgtggacagaggtatctatcgtattgtaccctctcaagcacttagtacagtgctctgtacaccccagattctcagtgaataccattgattgcttgcggTCAGGAAATCACatgcccttcctctccttcttatcTGGTTCTGTAGAATAGATCTGATGAACATTCTGATCTTATCCAAGTCTGGAACTGGGAGAAACTGGGGAGGAAAAGTTGTGGTAAAGAATTATTTGGCTCAAGTTGAGTAAGTCTTGAAATGTCATAAGGAACTTTGTCCTTATAAGACATCAATGTTCCAGGCCCTAGAGTCATTTAAAAAGTGGTTCAAATTTATTAACTCTTTGAAAGTACTCCAGGGTAGAGTCAAACAAGTCCCCCAACAAATTTTATGAGCAGGGGTGGAAATTAGTTTTCAACATTAGTTACAGATTCCAGAAGCAGAAGGAAAGCTCTGGGgctggaggagctggggaagagaggaagaaatggaaaagtgGAAGGGGGGCTTGAGGGTGCTGTTAATGGGTCAACCACAAAAACTGTCACATTAGGAAAATTATCCTTAGCCCTAATTCAGACCCAACAGTAGCAACCCCAAAACTTCCTTCTGTAAGAACtgaggcctgatctctctccagacAATTGGGAAAAAATAAACAGTACAGAAAACCAGGGGCAGGTTTATAATCTGCCTGCTCATAAGCAATAAGCTAACTGCTGCCTCCTAGTATATTGATAAattctgaataataacaatagtagcacttgttaatcatttactattgtgccaaccactgtggtaaagactggggtagatacaaaacaatcagatcggacatagtccctgtcccatatggggcttgcagtcaaggTGGAagtttaatctctgttttacagacgaggaaactgggaAGTCAAGAGACTGCTCCAAGTCTCTCAGCAGCtctttgtaaactcgttgtggatagggagcaTGGCCAGCAGCTTTGTTGTACTGAAACctcaatcaagtgcttagtagagtgatttgagtacaaataagcacttaacaaatacacttgactgactgattgggaagcagtgtgtcctagtcgaaagagcacaggcctgggagttagaggacctgtgttctagttccGGTtcaaccactcatctgctgcgtgaccttgggcaaatcactgaacttctgtgtgtcagttaccgcatctataaaatggtgattaagactgtgagccccacataggacatcggttatgtccaatctgattcgcttgtatctaccccagtattaagcaaaatgtctggcacatagtaggcgcttaacaagtgccattaaaaaaaatgactgagttgggattagaatgcaggtctcctgattcccaggtttatGTGCTTATAACTAAGGCCACATTTCAACCTTTCATCTCCACTCAACCTTTATCTTCCATCGCTCATTAATTAAAAAACAAAGGGTAAAAGTCCACACTACTGCTTGTGGTGGGGAATGATTTCTGGACCACTCCAGTCAAACTAGGAATCACACTGcattgctattcattcagtcattcaatcgtatttattgagcactaactgtgagcaagcactgtactaaccacttgggagagtacagtataacagacacttccttcccacaacaagctcacagtttagagggggagactgacattaatataaatacataaataaataaataacagatatatacatatagatatatgctGTGGTGTTATGGTGTTATAGTTATTCTTATGGTGTTGCAGTGTGTTTAAAGAGTTTGTTGGGCATGACTCTCAGTTGAAAAAAACAAACTGTTTAGGAGCCTAGTATTATTGCCTGCTTGTTCACtcggacatttattaagcacttgcaaggaacaatgcactatactatgtgctggagaTAATTACATGGAAATAGATTCAGGCAGGGCCCTGATCCCCGGagtactcacagtctagggatggGTGAGAGACATGCACCCAGGGAAGAGTATCAGGGTAAAGGCAATATTGAACATCAAAAATTCAACAAAATGATAAATCAACCAGAACGGTGATGCATAGAGCTACCAATCATCACTGCTGGATGGACACAAATGTCAAAATGTCCTGGGCATAGACTGCCACCGACTAGACTTCCCAGCCTGATGCCCATAGTTGGAacagttctctccccactccccactcctgCTACTGCAGGGTTGAGTTCCTTGTTAGCAAATCCTCATGATGGGTAAAGGGAGTCTGGGGGACAGGGTGTTAGAGAGAGGGAGgtttagagagagagaggttgagaGAGGGAGGGTTACAGGGACTAAGAGAGAGGGATTAGCAAGAGAAGGGCTTAGTGAGAGGTGGTGGTTTAGTGAGAGAGAGTGGTTTAGAGAAGGAAGGGTTTAGAGAGAGGGATTTAAAGAGGGGGAATCTGGAAAAAGAAGAGTTTAGAGAGAGGGAGGTTTAGTGAGGGAGGGGTTTAGCAAGGGAAGGGTTCAGAGAGAGAGGTTTAGAGAGAAAGGGGCTTAGAGAGAGGGATTTAGGGAGAGGAGTTTAGAGAGTGGGGTTTATTGAGGGAGGGGTTTAGAGAAGGAGTTTAGTGGGAGAGGTTTAGAGAGTGGGGTTTAGTGGGAGGAGGGGTTTAGAGAGGGAGGGGCTTAGAGAGAAAGAGTggtttggagagggaggaagaaagaagggagtaataaaagaacaaaaaagggataaggggaaaaggaaaattgAGTGGAAAGGGGGTCAGGAAaagagatgagggaaggaggagggcaggaaatCGCCATCACCACTGCCACCCTCAACCATCGCTGGGGTAGAAGGGGTGGCCTTGGTAGCACAGCCCAGAATTGGTCACTTCAACTGAAGCTACTACcagccctgtccacaacaagcttacactatggagggggagaaagacattaatataaatgagttacagatatctatgtaagtgctgtgggccttgtTGGGGGAATgcataaagggagtgagtcagggtgacacagaagggagtaagagaagaaGGCCTTAGTCAGAGAacacctcttggtggagatgtgatgtgccttcagtaagactttgaagaagggaaagtaattgtcagatatgaggagggagggtgttccagaccaagGGCAGGAgtcgggcgagaggtcagcggcaagatagacaagatcaaggtaaggTGAGAATGCTGACATTAGAGTGAAGTGTTTGCACTGGACTGTAGTAcaagagcagcaaagtgaagtgagggcagaaaaagtgattgagtgctttaaagccagtggtgaggagttcctgtttgttatggaggtagatgggcaaccaactAGCTACAACAGGGCAACTGCTCAGGACACCAACTTCAGAACACAACTAAATGAAGAACACACCAGGTTTGCAGAGCTACCTGACCCACATCCAGGTTTAGACCCCAAGAAGCTGTTTCTGACCTGTGTTTCTTTGGTTTGCAGAAGCTTGATGCCTAGGACCCTTGAAAGTCAGATCACTATGGAGAAGACTCCCAGCTACTTTGTCACCAAGGAAGCCCCAAGAAGGATCTTTAACATGTCCAGAGACACCAAACTGATCGTGGTAGTCCGAAACCCTGTGACCAGGGCCATCTCAGATTACACCCAGACCCTCTCCAAAAAGCCGGACATCCCGACTTTCGAGGGCCTCTCCTTCCGCAACCAAAGCCTGGGCATCGTGGATACATCGTGGAATGCCATCCGCATCGGCATGTATGTGGTACACTTGGAGATCTGGCTTCAgtacttccccctctcccagatcCATTTTGTCAGCGGCGAGCGGCTCATCACAGATCCcgcaggagagatggggaggatccaAGACTTCCTGGGCATCAAACGCATCATCACAGACAAACATTTCTACTTCAACAAGACAAAAGGATTCCCATGCTTGAAAAAAACGGAGAGTAACAGCCTCCCCCGTTGCCTGGGGAAATCGAAAGGAAGAACTCATGTACAGATAGATCCAGAGGTGATAGAGCAGCTCAGAGACTTCTATAGACCTTATAATATCAAATTCTATGAAACCGTCGGGCAGGATTTCAGGTGGGAGTAACCGGCTGGGCCCAGATGACTTCAGCAGTAAGTGCACCCTTCAGTCTTCCGTGAGGACGGCATCTTAGAAGCGTATGTGAAAGCGGGGTACCCCGCTCTGATCCGCTCCCCctgacccccaccccttcccaccgcTTAAGGGCATTCCTTCTGGCCATCACATCCAAGGAATGGTCAGTTTGGGAAATCACAGTGGGCTTGAGCACCCAGGAAGCCCACTGACTGCTGGCCTTTTCCAGTCTGCCGGCCTTACTAAGGAGGCAGGGTCTGCTGGGCAGAGAGGGTCTGAGCTGTCATCAGAGCCTCTGCTTGGCCCTGCAATGTCCCCACTGTCGGGTCAGTCACATAGTTATTTTCTACGCAATGGGGTCCGTCTTCTTGGCTTCACTGAAGGAAGCCTGGGGAAtcggggtaggatgagaattGATTTTCagagattatagatatatagatatatatagatatatataaaacACTCacaggcgcgcgcgcgcacacacacacacacacacacacaaacgcatacACCCAAAGTCAATCAACCTACATTTGCTGCCCATACATTCCCTGGCTTTCCAAATTCAATTCCTTATTGGCATATACCTCCTTCCAGGTTCCAAGATCAGTGCCAATGGAGGCGCATTACCTGAACAAAACCTGTCCACTTGGGGGCCAAAGAGGGCAAGGAACCATCTCATCAGCTCTCCCCACTACTGCCAGgacacccctgactcccaaacaggAGGCTTGAGGTTGGAATGGGCCTCGGCAACCCACTGGGAGTCATGGCTGGGGGGCTCGGAGTCAGAGTCCTTCTCCGGTTTGCCTTTTGTCACATAAGAGAAACCTGTAACCATGAAGGGGGTGATGTATATGCTTGAAAACAGTATTGGAAACACCCATTGTAATGATATCTGGTCCTGTGAATAAAGCACAGATTTCAGCTGTTACGGGTACTTTATTGACAATAGTTTTCTTGTTCAGCATGTGATTCTTTCGTGCGAAATAAAGAAGGCTATCACTTGTCCTAAGTAATGTACTTTTCTCAGGGCAGATCTCAGCAAAGCAAGGCCTCAGTCAAAGAGCTGTGCCCAGGGCATAGCAGAAGTGGTGGTTCCCACAGGCCAGAATGACAATCTATagatagaagtagcatggcctagtggaaaaagcatgggcctgggaatcagaaggacctaaattcgaatcctggctctgcacttgtctgctgtgtaaccttgggcaagtttacttctcagtgcctctgttacctcatccgtaaaatgaggataaagactgtgggccctatgtgggacaggcactgtgtccaacgtgacgatcttgtatctactgcaattTAGatacaaccctaaccctaaccacaacatatctaccccatggcacctaataagcgcttaacaaacatcacaattattattattacaattagggGGACTAAGGACTGGGTGTTGAGGCTTTTTGCAATAAAGTTAGCAATGGAGGTGTTGGAGGAGGGAactgggtggaaggaggaggtgaagaaCCTCAGCTTGGCCTCAAGTTcaggaatcacttcctcggggtGAGGATCAACTTCCTGTCTGAGCTCAGTCACTCTCAGCCACTTTGATCCCGCCACAACTCCCCACCATCCAGCAGAAAATAAAGTTCTGCTCAACTCCATTCAGACAACGGACCGATCCTCCCTTCACCGACAGGATGAGAGATCTGGCTTAAAGCTGGGAATGgtcattttagaacagtgctttgcacatagtaagtgcttaacaaataccattattattattattattattattattattattattattattattatttaggagaccATGCCGTGCCCAATGCTGAGCTGCCTGAGATCATGGTGGAGGGCACCTCAGGGGCCGTTCACTTGCCTGCAGAGCTGCTGAGGTGATTCTAACAACTGGTGGCTATGCTCCTGGCAGTCTGccagagtgagggagagaaggtcTGCTCCACTCTTTTCCAGATTGACATAACTTTTCCCATCCCTGTACCATCTGGAGGGGCTGCTGGGATctcccagtggatggagcacgggcctggcagtcaggactccagggttctaatctcagctctgccacttgtctgctatgtgaccttgggcaagtcgcttcacttctcgagatctcagattcctcatctgtaaaatgaggattaaatatctgtttatcctctctcagactgtgaaccccacactgggacagggcttgtgtctgacCTGCCAATatattgtatcaatcccagtgcttaacacagtgcttggcactaaataagtacttagtacaactattatcatcagtattattagagGACAAGGAAAAGGCCTGAAGGAGCCTCCCTGTGCccagaggggtgaataagagagtccTCCAAGTTCCTGAGTGGGTGGTTTTCCTATCTCCCCTCAAAAGACCCTCGCAGTAGCCTTAAACATTTAACAAAGAGGGAACCATCAATAATGGAAGCCATCTCAAGTGAACAGTGCACAGAGAGCATTGTGACACTAGGACCTCAGAAGGGATATCCTGAAGGTTGTTTGACCTGTGGGAAGAAGTCACCCAAATGCCAGATTCTTGCTTGCCCAAGCCGGAGTTTGGAATCcaatgaggaagagagagagagagagagagagtgtttgtgcTCAAACGTGCACTGCCTGGTTTTCCTCACTCACCTGCTCCCCTCCTCTTGCCTTTGTACATAATTCATTTCTCCCAAGAGGGCTCCTGAGCAGCTGGTCGAGATTAAGCTTTGTTTGTTGGATACTGTTAGTTTGAGACCAGTAAGCGTCTACCCCTGCAGGAGTGGGAATTAAGGGAGTCCACCaaggtggagggaaagagggagtgagataaagagggagagagaatgagagagatagagagacagagacagaaagaggtgaggcagagagagacacagggaaACATAGGAACAGGAACACAaagtgagacacacacacacacacacacacacacacacagaaaaaagaTCAGGATGATGAAGGTAATTTTGGCTGAATATTGAGGTTTAGTGGTGTGGTTcccaaataacaacaataacaatgatcgcacttattaagcgcttactatgtgcaaagcactgttctaagcactggggaggttccaaggtgatcaggttctcccatgaggggctcacagtcttaatccccattttacagatgaggtaactgaggcacagagaagttaagtgacttgcccaaggtcacacagctgacaattggcagagctgggagttgaacccatgacctctgactccaaagcccatgctctttccactgagccgtgctgcttctccaaagctgtGTCCCCAGAAAATGGTGATCTGCAGGAGATCAGAATCCAACAGGACTTTTCCAGGCTGGGTTTAGACATGATTTAAGATTTTATGGTTATGATAGGAACAGCGGGTGCCAAGGCCTCAGAGGGCCGGTCCCAGATATTCTTCAAGTCACACCTGCAGTCTCTTTCACTGCCCCCATGCCATTCCCTTGGAAGCCAGAGCAAATCTTCACTCCAGCAGCTAGCGTCAATTCCCAAGCTAAagtaagggcagggcagggatacTCCTAGttgtcaaagtaataataataacaacaacaataataataataattataaactctttgttaaatacttactatgtgccaaccactgcactaaACAATATAAGATACAGTATAAGCatattggacactgcccctgtcccacatggagctcagcgcCCAAGGGGAAGGTGCACAggattttaattctcattttatagagaaagaaactgaggcacagagaagttgtgacttgcctagagtcacacagcaggcaagtggcagagctagtccatgctccttcctaaagcccctgctgcttctctttaggtcTGGAGGAAATTTAAATTTGTTTCCCTTGGAACTGCAACTGCAGGGAAAAAATCCCCAAGCAGCATATGTTCCCTTTTCCAAAGAGCTGCAGAAATCCacgtcctcccctccccaagctcACTTCTGCCAGGGGACGATGGGGCCAGTGTCCAACATCAATTGTCAGAGAACATGTGTACTTGCTGGCCAAAGTCTGGACCGGTGCCATGACTTCCCCATGGTGAGGTCTTCCGGGACAGCTAGCAACAGATTCTTCTGATCTTCTCAGCCATAACTGGGGTAGATTTggcaggaggaaatcaatcagtcaatcaatcgtatttattgagcgcttactatgtgcagagcactgtactaagcgcttgggaagtacaaattggcatcacatagagacagtccctacccaacagtgggctcacagtctaaaagggggagacagagaacagaaccaaacataccaacaaaataaaataagtaggatagaaatgtacaagtaaaataaataaataaataaataaatagagtaataaatatgtacaaccatatatacatatatacaggtgctgtggggaagggaaggaggtaagacggggggatggagagggggacgagggggagaggaaagaaggggctcagtctgggaaggcctcctggaggaggtgagctctcagcagggccttgaagggatgaagagagctagcttggcggatgggcagagggagggcattccaggcccgggggatgacgtgggccgggggtcgatggcgggacaggcgagagcgaggtacagtgaggagattagtggtggaggagcagagggtgcgggctgggcagtagaaggagagaagggaagtgaggtaggagggggcgaggtgatggagagccttgaagcccagggtgaggagtttctgcctgatgcgcagattgatcggtagccattggaggtttttgaggatgagCCAGTGGGATGAAAAGACATGTATGCCCTTTTAAAAATGAGCCTTTTgtaggggaaacagaggcaccccCATCCCCTCAACAGTGGAAAGCTCCATCTTCCTCCAAGGCCTAAGGGAAGAATCAGTCAGTTAGCAGTTACTGAAAACCCCTGTAAACAGAATCTGAACCAGATGGCCTTACAGAGTCTGATGAGAAGAGTCGAGCCAATGGAGGCCTGCTCTCAGCTGGGTaccactttggccataaatgaatcaatcttatttactgagtacttactggatgcagagcaccatattgagtgcttgggagattacaatataacagagttggtagatgcattccctgcccacaataacaataacaaaaataatcatggcatttgttaagtgcttactatgtgccaggcactgttatcagcactggggtgaatacaagcaaatttggttagacacagtccctgtcccacttggggctcacagtctcaatccccattttacagaggaggtaactgaggcccagagaagtgaagtgacttgcccaaggtcacacagcagacaagtggcagagctgggattagaatccaggaccttcagaccgccaggcccgtgctctatccactactccatgctgcttctcaacaagctgacagtctacagtagCAGTGGGACAAGAAGAAATGACTGAGTTGGACATTTTATTACATCATCCCAAATAATGCCTCAAAGCCAAGAGTctcagaaggaggagaggatggtgttctatcaatcaatcaatcatatttattgagggcttcctgtacgcagagcattctactagcactgtattaagctctgtaaCCAGCAGCAGGAAGTGGGAAATGGGAGCTGAACTTATTCCAAGAAACCCCTAAAACCACTTGAACGGTGACAAAGATTATTTCCAGAGTTTGGCTTTGATACTCCTCCAAATGCCCCGCTAACCCTACACCAGCAGAACTTGTCAATCAGTGCTGGCATAGAAGGCAATTCCACCACAAAGACTGCACtacccaccttgccccttctctccccaggggAGGGCAGCTGAGGAATGAGATTCCTGAGTTCTAAGCCTCCCTGGGTCAGGAGATTCCCCTGGTGACTGATGGCAAACAGGACAAACAGATGGAAGGAGGCAGCACGGCCCAGTTAAAGGACGgggctgggcctgagagtcttgaAAATCctaccagctctgtgaccttgggca
This region includes:
- the HS3ST2 gene encoding heparan sulfate glucosamine 3-O-sulfotransferase 2, producing MAYRVLGWTVPPHPRLPRRLLFIFTLSLSCTYLCYSLIFRCHRLMPGPGLGEARCLLVRNVGGKKLLQKSHDCSLQAGEPREGPGQPAGVSPRTPPRTLQAEPRPGGTHPTGATPKLGTKRLPQAIIVGVKKGGTRAVLEFIRVHPDVRAVGTEPHFFDRNYDRGLDWYRSLMPRTLESQITMEKTPSYFVTKEAPRRIFNMSRDTKLIVVVRNPVTRAISDYTQTLSKKPDIPTFEGLSFRNQSLGIVDTSWNAIRIGMYVVHLEIWLQYFPLSQIHFVSGERLITDPAGEMGRIQDFLGIKRIITDKHFYFNKTKGFPCLKKTESNSLPRCLGKSKGRTHVQIDPEVIEQLRDFYRPYNIKFYETVGQDFRWE